Within the Paenibacillus sp. AN1007 genome, the region AATTCGGAATCCTTTGCATGAGTGCGGGTTCGAAGCCGTCTTTGGGTATGCGTTTGTGTGCTCATGATAGCTCTCCCTTCTGCCCTGCGGGCGTGTTTATTCTAGAACAAGGCGTAGTCTTCATTAATTTTGCGAATGATGTAGTTGACCGTCATAATCAGGATGAAACCGAATAACGACTGGTACAGCCCCGCTGCGGTTGCCATACCGATATCGAAGGTGACTTTTAATGATCGATATACATACGTATCAATAATATCCGTGGCATTGTACAGTACACCGTTATTTCCAATGAGTTGATAGAACAGATCAAACTGCCCCTTCATGATGCTGCCCAGTGAAAATAACAGGAGAATAACAAAAGTTGGTTTCAGCATCGGCACCGTAATGTACCAGATCCGCTGGAAGATATTTGCCCCATCAATGCGGGCCGCTTCATAGTACTCGTCACTAATTCCGGTGATCGCAGCCAGATAGATGACCATGCTGTACCCCAGATTTTTCCACAGATAAAAGATAATAATCAGAAACACCCAAATCCATGGAGTGTTGTAGATATCCACCGGTCCTGCCTCGAATCGTTTGAGCACCGTGTT harbors:
- a CDS encoding ABC transporter permease subunit, encoding MLKELNKNKIMFLMLLPTLIFFLINSYFPMVGIYYAFTSYDFAGGLFGSPFVGLENFKFLWQSGMLLKLTTNTVGYNLAFIILGNGLAIFCAIMLSEIRGKLFKKITQSVMFLPYFISFVLLSVIAYNMFNYESGFVNTVLKRFEAGPVDIYNTPWIWVFLIIIFYLWKNLGYSMVIYLAAITGISDEYYEAARIDGANIFQRIWYITVPMLKPTFVILLLFSLGSIMKGQFDLFYQLIGNNGVLYNATDIIDTYVYRSLKVTFDIGMATAAGLYQSLFGFILIMTVNYIIRKINEDYALF